A genomic segment from Candidatus Zixiibacteriota bacterium encodes:
- the gltA gene encoding NADPH-dependent glutamate synthase, producing MPEQTPEQRVKNFKEVPFGYTEELAKIESQRCLYCKKPLCIAGCPVEIDIPGFIKFISEGDYIGAAKKLKETNSLPAVCGRVCPQEDQCEKVCVLAKKYQPVAIGNLERFAADYEREAGEIEIPEIEKSTGKKVAIVGSGPAGLTVAGDLIKMGHQVTVFEALHKAGGVLVYGIPEFRLPKAIVQSEVDYLAKLGVEFKTSNVIGMLETIDDLFASGYHAIFIGTGAGLPNFMRIPGENLNGVYSSNEYLTRSNLMKAYSFPENDTPIFSGKNVAVLGGGNTAMDSVRTALRLGADNAYIVYRRSRTEMPARKDEIHHAEQEGVKFDFLTAPIKFHGTEDGWVKGMECIRMKLGEPDESGRRRPVPVEGSNYIMDVDTVIVAIGNSSNPLVPKTTPGLDINKWGNITADPETGQTSRKGVFAGGDIVTGGATVILAAGAGKKAARAIDAYLKTL from the coding sequence ATGCCTGAGCAAACACCGGAGCAAAGGGTCAAAAATTTCAAAGAAGTTCCTTTCGGATACACTGAGGAATTAGCCAAGATCGAATCCCAGCGCTGTTTGTACTGCAAAAAACCTTTGTGCATTGCCGGCTGTCCGGTGGAGATCGATATACCTGGATTTATCAAATTTATTTCTGAAGGTGACTATATCGGCGCGGCAAAAAAGCTGAAAGAGACCAATAGCTTACCTGCAGTCTGCGGCAGGGTCTGCCCCCAGGAAGACCAGTGTGAAAAGGTCTGCGTTTTAGCTAAGAAATACCAGCCTGTAGCCATAGGTAACTTAGAGAGGTTTGCCGCAGACTATGAAAGGGAAGCAGGTGAAATAGAAATACCTGAAATCGAGAAATCGACTGGCAAAAAAGTGGCGATAGTTGGCTCAGGTCCGGCTGGGCTGACTGTGGCTGGTGACCTGATAAAAATGGGACATCAGGTAACAGTATTTGAAGCTTTGCACAAGGCCGGAGGAGTTTTGGTTTACGGAATCCCGGAATTTAGATTGCCCAAGGCGATTGTTCAATCTGAAGTTGACTACCTGGCTAAATTAGGCGTTGAGTTTAAGACCAGCAATGTAATTGGGATGCTGGAGACTATTGATGACCTGTTCGCTTCCGGGTATCATGCGATCTTTATAGGGACCGGAGCCGGACTCCCCAATTTTATGAGGATTCCGGGTGAAAATCTAAATGGCGTTTATTCCTCAAACGAATATCTGACCCGCTCGAATTTGATGAAAGCTTACAGCTTTCCGGAAAACGATACTCCTATCTTCTCAGGAAAAAATGTTGCTGTCCTGGGCGGTGGAAATACCGCTATGGATTCGGTCAGAACTGCTTTGAGACTGGGTGCAGACAATGCCTATATAGTCTATCGCCGCTCCCGAACTGAGATGCCAGCCAGAAAAGATGAGATTCATCATGCAGAACAAGAAGGAGTGAAATTCGACTTTCTGACTGCCCCGATTAAATTCCACGGGACAGAGGATGGCTGGGTCAAAGGGATGGAATGTATCCGGATGAAATTAGGAGAGCCGGACGAATCCGGACGCAGAAGACCAGTTCCAGTTGAAGGCTCCAATTATATAATGGATGTGGATACCGTGATAGTCGCCATTGGGAATAGCTCCAATCCATTGGTCCCGAAAACCACTCCCGGATTAGACATCAATAAATGGGGGAACATAACCGCTGACCCTGAAACTGGCCAGACCTCGCGCAAAGGTGTTTTCGCCGGAGGTGACATAGTCACCGGCGGAGCAACCGTAATCTTAGCCGCAGGTGCAGGCAAAAAAGCCGCCCGTGCGATTGACGCCTATTTGAAAACATTATAA
- a CDS encoding acetate kinase, which produces MKILVLNCGSSSVKYQLIDIDKNYALAKGLISRIGMSDAVLTHKPHDRPEVKISGEIIDHIVAIEYVISILLSPNHGVIKDKSEISAVGHRVVHGGEKFPESVLINPEVMAELRNCIELAPLHNPHNIRGINACQKILPNIPQVAVFDTAFHQQMPKYAYIYGLPYILYKKYGIRRYGFHGTSHFYVSKRASELLKKPLKELKIITCHLGNGASMAAVDGGISVDTSMGFTPLEGLLMGTRTGDLDPAVILHIMAREELSLQEANTLLNKHSGMQGISGHSSDMRDIIQEAKEGHANSKLALDMYCYRIKKYIGAYAAAMGGLDCLVFTAGVGENSPLIRAKCCEGLEFLGIEIDEDRNEEAVGMEALISKDKTRVKVLAIPTNEELVIAQETQKVIDVDKFLKEMSKGV; this is translated from the coding sequence ATGAAGATTTTAGTTCTGAATTGCGGCAGCTCTTCGGTTAAATATCAGCTTATCGACATAGACAAAAACTATGCCTTAGCTAAAGGCTTGATCTCCAGGATAGGGATGAGCGATGCAGTCCTGACTCACAAGCCGCACGACCGGCCAGAGGTGAAGATCTCCGGGGAGATAATCGACCATATCGTTGCCATCGAGTATGTGATAAGTATACTCCTCTCCCCTAACCATGGTGTGATCAAAGACAAATCGGAGATTTCGGCAGTTGGTCACCGGGTGGTGCATGGAGGCGAGAAATTCCCGGAGTCGGTCCTGATAAACCCGGAGGTGATGGCAGAGTTGAGAAACTGCATCGAGCTTGCCCCCCTGCATAATCCTCACAATATCAGAGGTATAAATGCCTGTCAGAAGATTCTGCCGAATATCCCCCAGGTTGCGGTTTTCGACACCGCTTTTCACCAGCAGATGCCAAAATATGCTTACATCTACGGACTCCCCTACATTCTTTATAAGAAATACGGCATCCGAAGATATGGCTTTCACGGGACCTCTCATTTCTATGTGTCCAAACGCGCTTCCGAGTTATTGAAAAAGCCTCTTAAAGAACTCAAGATAATTACCTGCCATCTGGGTAATGGTGCCAGTATGGCAGCAGTAGATGGAGGGATATCTGTAGACACCAGCATGGGATTTACTCCCTTAGAAGGGCTCCTTATGGGAACCAGAACTGGGGATTTGGACCCAGCTGTGATCTTACACATAATGGCTCGGGAAGAGCTATCCCTGCAGGAAGCCAATACTCTTTTGAACAAACATTCCGGTATGCAGGGTATCTCCGGCCATTCAAGCGATATGCGGGACATTATCCAGGAAGCAAAGGAAGGGCATGCCAATTCTAAATTGGCTCTGGATATGTACTGCTACCGCATAAAAAAATATATCGGTGCCTATGCTGCAGCTATGGGTGGTCTGGACTGTTTGGTCTTCACTGCAGGAGTGGGTGAGAATTCTCCCTTAATCAGAGCAAAATGCTGTGAAGGATTGGAGTTCCTGGGGATTGAGATTGACGAGGACAGAAACGAAGAGGCGGTGGGGATGGAGGCTCTGATCAGCAAGGACAAAACCAGGGTTAAGGTCCTGGCTATTCCGACCAATGAGGAGCTGGTTATAGCTCAGGAAACTCAGAAAGTGATTGATGTGGATAAATTCCTGAAGGAGATGTCCAAAGGTGTATAA
- a CDS encoding tetratricopeptide repeat protein, whose amino-acid sequence MKFWLSIILIVGPLILGTFLSIAKELKRRTKIIVWVICLLICFCGVYLLVEQKKAEEEKAKAEKFERELLERQELRGRGLTQEYIDGLGENPLLRHFFNSGQNYKKEYKFKQAIKEYEKCLSHPGATQENKVAANILIGNCYYLLSELKKAEKHYKEALTISEKVKDKTERLEGKSGALNNLGNVYADLGDFKKAIEYHEKSLNIKKERGDRTGESVCYANLGTVYADLGDLKKAIEYCEKSLGIFKEIGDKAGESKCYTGLSNAYDGLGDFKKAIEYCEKSLEIDKKIGDKAGESASYTNLGNAYFGLCDFKKAIEYYLNAEKIFTETVQTHYLKMVYHNLSLAYEKLGDDENAKKYKGLANSK is encoded by the coding sequence ATGAAATTTTGGTTAAGCATTATCTTGATAGTTGGTCCATTAATACTTGGTACATTTCTCTCCATAGCAAAAGAGCTAAAAAGAAGAACAAAAATAATTGTGTGGGTTATCTGTTTGTTAATCTGTTTCTGCGGCGTCTATTTATTAGTAGAACAAAAGAAAGCTGAAGAAGAAAAGGCTAAAGCCGAGAAATTTGAGCGTGAATTATTAGAAAGGCAGGAGTTACGTGGAAGGGGTCTTACACAAGAATACATAGATGGTCTGGGAGAAAATCCCTTGTTAAGACATTTCTTTAATTCTGGACAAAACTATAAGAAAGAATATAAGTTTAAACAGGCTATTAAGGAGTATGAAAAATGCCTATCACACCCGGGAGCTACACAGGAGAACAAAGTCGCCGCTAATATCCTCATAGGTAACTGCTATTATCTTTTATCAGAACTAAAAAAGGCAGAAAAGCATTATAAAGAAGCATTAACCATATCTGAAAAAGTAAAAGATAAAACTGAAAGATTAGAAGGAAAATCAGGAGCTCTTAACAACTTAGGTAATGTATATGCTGATTTAGGCGATTTCAAGAAGGCGATTGAGTATCATGAGAAGTCTTTAAATATCAAGAAAGAGAGAGGTGATAGAACAGGAGAATCAGTATGCTATGCAAATTTAGGCACTGTTTATGCTGACTTAGGCGATTTGAAGAAAGCGATTGAGTATTGTGAGAAGTCTTTAGGAATTTTTAAAGAGATAGGGGATAAAGCAGGAGAATCAAAATGCTATACAGGTTTAAGCAATGCTTATGATGGTTTAGGCGATTTCAAGAAGGCGATTGAGTATTGCGAGAAATCTTTAGAAATTGATAAAAAGATAGGTGATAAGGCAGGCGAATCAGCAAGCTATACAAATTTAGGTAATGCTTATTTTGGCTTATGTGATTTTAAGAAAGCTATTGAGTATTATTTGAATGCAGAGAAGATTTTTACCGAGACCGTGCAAACTCATTATCTCAAGATGGTTTATCATAATTTATCTCTTGCCTATGAAAAACTTGGAGATGATGAGAATGCGAAAAAATATAAGGGGTTGGCAAATTCTAAATAG
- a CDS encoding sulfide/dihydroorotate dehydrogenase-like FAD/NAD-binding protein, with translation MEKIIEKSKLAPNIHRIRFHLPLLVEKAKPGQFVILRIDEPGERIPMSIADLDKKNGILTIVFQEVGKSTAQLGSLKEGDLLADVVGPLGTPTHIEKYGNCVCVGGGIGIAPIHPVAKALKEVGNQVTSIIGARNKELLIMEDESIAACDNLIISTDDGSYGFHGFVTQVLAGILEKGEKVDFVFSVGPVLMMRALARVTLPYKVRTIISLNPIMVDGTGMCGACRVTVGNQTKFACVDGPDFDAHLVDFEELLKRQRMYLKEEKVAMDNFVSRMDQSAHHHQSHKPS, from the coding sequence CTGGAAAAAATCATCGAGAAAAGCAAATTAGCTCCGAATATTCACAGGATTAGATTTCATCTCCCCCTTTTAGTGGAAAAAGCCAAACCCGGACAGTTCGTGATTTTAAGGATTGATGAGCCGGGAGAAAGAATCCCGATGTCGATTGCGGACTTGGACAAGAAAAACGGGATCTTGACTATCGTTTTTCAGGAGGTGGGAAAATCGACTGCGCAGCTGGGTTCTCTCAAGGAAGGGGACCTACTTGCTGACGTGGTGGGTCCTCTGGGAACCCCTACTCATATAGAGAAATACGGCAATTGCGTGTGCGTGGGAGGAGGCATAGGGATTGCCCCGATTCATCCTGTGGCAAAAGCTTTAAAAGAGGTGGGGAATCAGGTAACCTCCATAATCGGTGCTAGGAATAAAGAGCTTCTGATAATGGAGGATGAATCAATAGCCGCCTGCGACAATCTGATTATATCGACAGATGATGGAAGTTATGGTTTTCACGGATTTGTAACCCAGGTCTTAGCCGGAATATTAGAGAAAGGCGAAAAGGTGGATTTCGTCTTTTCAGTTGGACCGGTTTTGATGATGCGGGCATTAGCCAGAGTCACATTACCCTACAAAGTCAGGACAATAATCAGTCTGAACCCGATAATGGTAGATGGAACCGGGATGTGCGGTGCCTGCAGGGTAACTGTTGGGAACCAGACAAAGTTCGCCTGTGTAGATGGACCGGATTTTGATGCCCATCTGGTTGATTTTGAGGAACTGCTTAAAAGACAGCGAATGTATCTAAAAGAAGAAAAGGTTGCTATGGATAATTTCGTCTCCAGAATGGATCAGTCTGCACATCACCATCAAAGCCACAAACCATCCTGA
- a CDS encoding trypsin-like peptidase domain-containing protein, which translates to MRIKIILNLGILVLLSLFFSRFEPDSSFLVSSASAQDVLESLEQNITSLVESVKPSLVTIEAGIFPEGRGKLSEPASFVGSGVIYSPDGYILTTSSVVRGMKDFRVIGSDKKEYEAKLIGTDYQTNLAVLKIDAKGLRPAELGNSDKTKEGSWVTVVGNSYGLPTAVSFGIVNGIRDDKTIQMSVNVSPGNSGGPVLNTRGKVIGLVSAKLSEPSVMGSVRIYEEGLKRSVTIPPTQIEVPSSGISLAIPMNSVKEKADWIIKHGSSIEKGYLGVYLADLDEQTKAEIGVKGGVLVDGVVQGSPADKAGLRDQDVVVEFNDEKVEDSEHFRELIESTRPDKSVRLRVLRNGKERILSARLGRAGPDYSFWTGLEKLSEALGKANFEQVYDEQQSKLLESLDKAKIVQGKDLTELRKEMEEFKKELVDLSKEIEKLSKKMEEEKK; encoded by the coding sequence ATGAGAATAAAAATTATATTGAACCTGGGCATTTTAGTTCTTTTGTCCCTATTTTTCAGCCGGTTTGAACCAGACTCATCATTCCTGGTTAGTTCTGCCTCAGCTCAAGACGTGCTGGAATCATTGGAGCAGAATATCACCAGTCTGGTGGAGTCGGTTAAGCCATCGCTGGTGACCATCGAGGCGGGAATTTTTCCCGAAGGAAGGGGAAAACTCTCTGAGCCGGCATCCTTCGTAGGCTCAGGCGTAATCTATTCACCAGACGGGTATATCCTGACTACTTCCAGCGTGGTGAGAGGGATGAAAGATTTCAGGGTAATAGGTTCTGATAAGAAAGAGTATGAGGCGAAACTGATTGGAACGGATTACCAGACCAATTTAGCTGTTTTGAAAATAGACGCCAAAGGTCTGAGACCGGCCGAGCTGGGTAACTCTGACAAAACAAAGGAAGGCTCCTGGGTCACAGTTGTGGGGAATTCATACGGGCTTCCGACTGCAGTCTCCTTCGGGATAGTCAACGGCATCAGAGATGATAAGACCATCCAGATGAGCGTCAACGTGAGTCCAGGAAATAGCGGAGGACCGGTATTAAACACCAGGGGAAAAGTAATCGGACTGGTTTCTGCCAAGCTTTCCGAGCCTTCGGTAATGGGATCTGTGAGGATATACGAGGAGGGGTTGAAGAGAAGTGTCACCATCCCGCCGACCCAGATCGAAGTACCCTCATCCGGGATCTCTCTGGCAATTCCGATGAACTCAGTCAAGGAGAAGGCGGATTGGATAATAAAACATGGCTCCAGCATTGAGAAGGGTTATCTGGGTGTTTATCTGGCAGACTTGGACGAGCAGACAAAAGCGGAGATCGGTGTGAAGGGAGGGGTTCTAGTCGATGGCGTGGTGCAGGGTAGTCCAGCAGACAAGGCAGGTTTGAGAGATCAGGACGTGGTGGTGGAATTCAACGACGAGAAAGTTGAGGACTCTGAGCATTTCAGGGAGCTAATTGAAAGTACCCGGCCTGATAAATCGGTAAGGCTAAGAGTGCTGCGGAATGGAAAAGAAAGGATTCTAAGCGCCAGACTTGGCAGGGCCGGGCCGGACTATAGCTTCTGGACGGGTCTGGAAAAGCTCTCCGAGGCGCTGGGAAAGGCAAATTTCGAGCAGGTGTACGACGAGCAGCAGAGTAAACTCCTGGAATCGCTTGACAAAGCGAAAATCGTCCAGGGCAAAGACCTGACAGAGCTAAGGAAAGAGATGGAAGAGTTTAAGAAGGAACTGGTGGACTTAAGTAAAGAGATTGAAAAACTGAGCAAGAAGATGGAGGAAGAGAAGAAATAA